The Caldisalinibacter kiritimatiensis genome includes the window TGAAAAAAATCTAATAAATGTTAGTGAAGCACTTCAAGGTGTTACCTTAGTTGCAGGTGAATACTATGATGTAGAAAAATATATTGAAATTGACCAAGATACCTTTGTATATATGGATCCACCTTATAGACCATTAACATCTTCATCTAGTTTTACCAGTTATTCAAAATCAGGTTTTAACGACGATAATCAAAGAGAACTTGCTAAATGGTTTAAAAAATTAGTTAAAGAAAAAAAAGCTCAAGCTATGTTGAGCAATTCTGATCCAAATGATAATTTTTTCTATGAACTATATGTAGAAGGAGAAAATGATATTTTTATAGAAAAGGTCAATGCCTCAAGATCCATTAATTCTAAAGGAAATAAAAGAGGTAAGATTAGTGAAATAGTTGTTTTACATAAATAGTTTCTATAATAAATGTTGGGGTGATAAACTTCAGCATTTTTTCCAAAGATAATATATTTATTGAAACCAACCTAAAACATAGTTGAGCTACTTGGCACAGTTACTTGGTCATTACCTCCACCTATTATATACTCATGTTGTGGAATACTTATTTCTGCCTGTATATCAATTTGTCCTGGTATTTCTTCAATTTCAAAAGTAGCATATCTTAACCCTAGTG containing:
- a CDS encoding DNA adenine methylase produces the protein TYKIVQNKCNELIEILKELEENFLSKDNEKRKELFYEIRSKFNEEKKSLCYKQITKDSILHAAHLIFLNRTCFNGLYRLNKSGEFNVPFGRYKKPKICDEKNLINVSEALQGVTLVAGEYYDVEKYIEIDQDTFVYMDPPYRPLTSSSSFTSYSKSGFNDDNQRELAKWFKKLVKEKKAQAMLSNSDPNDNFFYELYVEGENDIFIEKVNASRSINSKGNKRGKISEIVVLHK